The Paenibacillus uliginis N3/975 genome has a window encoding:
- a CDS encoding phosphoenolpyruvate hydrolase family protein, giving the protein MKTRTEILAQLKAEVAAGNVLLGAGAGTGISAKSAEAGGVDLIIIYNSGRYRMAGRGSLAGLMAYGDANQIVVDMGNEVLPVVKETPVLAGVCGTDPFRIMDIFLKQLKEQGFAGVQNFPTVGLIDGVFRANLEETGMGYDLEVDMIRKAHELDLLTTPYVFDVDQAKKMAEAGADVLVAHMGLTTKGTIGAKTALTLDDCVDKIQAICDAGKAINPDIMILCHGGPIAEPQDAEYVLSKTKGVEGFFGASSIERFATEVGIKQQTEAFKNILK; this is encoded by the coding sequence ATGAAGACTAGAACAGAGATTTTGGCCCAATTAAAAGCAGAGGTAGCGGCCGGGAATGTACTTTTGGGTGCAGGTGCGGGAACCGGGATATCGGCCAAAAGCGCCGAAGCGGGCGGAGTTGACCTCATCATTATTTATAACTCGGGACGTTACCGGATGGCTGGTCGCGGCTCACTCGCCGGACTCATGGCGTACGGGGATGCCAACCAAATCGTAGTGGATATGGGGAATGAGGTACTTCCTGTTGTTAAGGAGACACCAGTACTGGCTGGAGTCTGCGGTACGGATCCGTTCCGGATCATGGATATTTTCTTAAAACAGCTTAAAGAGCAGGGATTCGCAGGTGTTCAGAACTTCCCTACAGTCGGCCTGATCGACGGCGTGTTCCGCGCAAATCTTGAAGAGACCGGAATGGGGTATGATCTGGAAGTTGATATGATTCGAAAAGCCCATGAGCTAGATCTGTTAACAACACCTTACGTGTTTGATGTGGATCAAGCGAAAAAGATGGCCGAAGCCGGAGCGGATGTCCTGGTCGCTCATATGGGACTGACTACAAAAGGAACGATTGGCGCTAAAACTGCGCTGACACTCGATGACTGTGTGGACAAAATCCAGGCGATTTGTGACGCAGGCAAAGCAATCAATCCGGATATCATGATCCTGTGCCATGGCGGTCCGATTGCCGAACCGCAAGATGCTGAGTATGTGTTGTCAAAAACCAAGGGAGTTGAAGGATTCTTCGGAGCATCCAGTATTGAACGTTTTGCAACGGAAGTCGGTATCAAACAGCAAACAGAAGCTTTTAAAAATATATTGAAATAG
- a CDS encoding Tm-1-like ATP-binding domain-containing protein, with the protein MKTIAIAGTFDSKGAEFLYVKSVIESLGLNAFTIHSGVFEPMFTPDVSNTEVAEAAGIDIYEIAARKDRAAGTEALARGMEVIIPKLYAEGKFDGILSFGGTGGTSIVTAGMRGLPIGVPKLMVSTVASGNTEPYVGTSDIIMFPSIVDVSGLNSFSTKIFTNAVHAMAGMVQFESTPPQDKKPLIAATMFGVTTPCVNYAREYLEDQGYEVLVFHATGTGGKTMESLIEGGFIDGVLDLTTTEWCDELVGGVLAAGPHRLEAAGRCKVPQVVSTGALDMVNFGPYYSVPTAFKDRNLYKHNPSVTLMRTTVDENRQLGEIIADKLNQAKGPTMLMLPLQGVSMLDVEGEQFRGTEEDEMLFNTLRQNIDRQSVELIEVDTDINDQAFAIAAAKKLVEMMKQH; encoded by the coding sequence GTGAAAACGATAGCCATTGCAGGAACATTTGATTCAAAAGGTGCAGAGTTTTTATATGTGAAATCGGTCATTGAAAGTCTCGGCTTAAACGCATTTACAATACACAGTGGTGTGTTTGAACCCATGTTTACACCTGATGTATCCAACACCGAAGTTGCAGAAGCTGCGGGTATCGATATTTATGAAATAGCTGCCAGAAAGGACCGGGCTGCCGGGACAGAAGCTTTGGCAAGAGGAATGGAAGTAATCATTCCGAAGCTGTATGCAGAAGGGAAATTTGACGGTATCCTGTCCTTCGGAGGAACAGGGGGAACGTCCATTGTCACCGCAGGCATGCGAGGTTTGCCGATCGGAGTTCCCAAATTGATGGTATCAACCGTGGCTTCTGGCAATACAGAACCCTATGTAGGAACTAGTGACATCATCATGTTTCCGTCCATCGTTGACGTATCCGGGCTAAACTCGTTTTCCACCAAAATATTTACCAACGCAGTACATGCCATGGCGGGTATGGTGCAGTTTGAATCGACACCGCCTCAGGATAAAAAGCCGTTGATCGCAGCTACCATGTTTGGCGTCACCACACCATGTGTTAATTATGCTAGAGAATATCTGGAGGATCAGGGCTACGAGGTGCTGGTGTTCCATGCAACTGGCACGGGCGGAAAAACGATGGAAAGCCTGATTGAAGGCGGCTTTATCGATGGGGTGCTGGATCTCACGACAACCGAATGGTGCGACGAGCTTGTCGGAGGTGTGTTGGCTGCCGGACCTCATCGACTTGAGGCAGCCGGACGCTGTAAGGTACCGCAGGTCGTATCGACTGGCGCACTGGATATGGTCAACTTCGGTCCCTACTATTCAGTACCGACAGCTTTCAAGGACCGCAATTTGTATAAGCACAACCCGTCCGTAACCTTGATGCGGACAACGGTAGACGAGAACCGTCAACTTGGCGAGATTATTGCGGATAAATTGAATCAGGCAAAAGGCCCAACGATGTTAATGCTTCCTTTGCAAGGTGTCTCCATGCTCGATGTAGAAGGAGAGCAGTTTAGGGGTACCGAAGAGGATGAAATGTTGTTTAATACACTAAGACAGAATATTGACCGCCAGTCGGTTGAACTGATTGAAGTAGACACAGATATTAATGATCAAGCTTTTGCTATCGCAGCTGCCAAGAAATTGGTGGAAATGATGAAGCAACATTAA
- a CDS encoding AAA family ATPase, whose product MSTVHMLVGIPGSGKSHYAKELCKRQRAAHVATDSIRNRLFGSESKQKNTYAVFNEAFAEIDHALQTGRNVVFDATNVSRNRRFKFLKRFKDVPVECHVCITPYEIVRERIQARKRRIDDKIITKYAKNFEFPVLGEGFHAVHIVHTPGEVMIERTELEKHLAGSSDHNELFDYLSKSPYFRVMLGYDQENPHHSKTLSEHTYAVLEYINVCYEGEDLLAMQLAALFHDAGKPFCKVWKENRGYYSYFGHEHVSAAMACHVLKELGYDQDFILKVVNIVSFHMEILHGGDAGASKIYHLLGEDLLAQMYFFAEADTFAK is encoded by the coding sequence ATGAGCACTGTACACATGCTCGTCGGTATTCCTGGCAGCGGCAAAAGTCATTACGCAAAAGAATTGTGCAAACGACAAAGGGCTGCGCACGTTGCAACCGATTCGATTCGAAACAGGTTATTCGGAAGCGAATCTAAGCAAAAAAATACGTATGCGGTATTTAACGAAGCTTTTGCGGAAATCGATCATGCTTTGCAAACGGGCCGGAATGTCGTGTTTGACGCTACAAATGTGAGCCGCAACCGGAGGTTTAAATTTTTGAAGAGATTCAAGGATGTACCTGTCGAATGCCATGTATGCATTACTCCTTACGAGATCGTAAGAGAACGAATACAAGCGAGAAAAAGGCGGATCGACGACAAGATAATAACCAAGTATGCTAAAAACTTCGAGTTTCCTGTCCTTGGAGAAGGCTTTCATGCCGTGCATATCGTCCATACACCAGGCGAAGTCATGATTGAAAGGACAGAGCTAGAAAAACATCTTGCTGGCAGTTCGGATCATAATGAGCTGTTTGATTATTTATCCAAATCCCCATATTTCCGAGTCATGCTGGGATATGATCAGGAGAATCCCCATCATTCAAAAACCTTGTCAGAGCATACCTATGCGGTTCTGGAATACATCAACGTCTGTTATGAAGGTGAAGATTTGCTCGCGATGCAGTTAGCAGCCTTGTTTCACGATGCGGGTAAACCGTTTTGCAAGGTATGGAAAGAGAACCGGGGATATTATTCGTATTTTGGACACGAGCACGTATCCGCTGCAATGGCCTGTCATGTCCTTAAAGAGCTTGGTTATGACCAAGATTTTATCTTGAAGGTTGTGAATATAGTAAGTTTCCACATGGAGATTTTACACGGAGGGGACGCGGGAGCGTCTAAAATTTATCATTTGCTCGGAGAGGATTTACTAGCCCAAATGTACTTCTTCGCTGAAGCAGATACTTTTGCAAAATAA
- a CDS encoding RNA ligase family protein yields MKVKYPKTMHLPWSRGYTDDDKILRNTDHFAGQEVVITEKMDGENTTMYSDFIHARSLDSKDHPSRHYVKTLHGSIQHLIPEGYRLCGENVYAKHSLLYTSLPSYFMLFSVWNEHNVSLSWDETVEWASRLGVAIVPELYRGIWNEEAAKKCYTKQSCCGGEQEGYVVRLTSTFAYEEFKHCAAKFVRKNHVQTDEHWLSKPIEPNRVARC; encoded by the coding sequence ATGAAAGTGAAATATCCGAAAACGATGCATCTGCCATGGTCGAGGGGATATACGGATGATGACAAAATCTTGCGGAATACCGATCATTTTGCAGGACAAGAGGTGGTCATAACGGAAAAAATGGACGGGGAAAATACGACGATGTACTCTGATTTCATTCACGCAAGGTCCCTTGACAGCAAGGACCATCCCTCCCGGCATTATGTCAAGACGCTGCATGGTAGTATACAGCATCTGATACCGGAAGGATATCGATTGTGTGGGGAAAATGTTTATGCCAAACATTCATTGTTGTATACATCTTTGCCCAGCTATTTCATGCTGTTTTCCGTTTGGAATGAACATAACGTTAGCCTATCTTGGGATGAGACCGTAGAGTGGGCGTCCCGCCTTGGAGTTGCTATAGTCCCTGAGTTGTACCGGGGGATTTGGAACGAAGAAGCCGCCAAAAAGTGCTATACGAAGCAATCCTGCTGTGGCGGAGAGCAAGAAGGCTATGTGGTGAGACTGACATCTACATTTGCATATGAAGAGTTCAAGCATTGTGCGGCCAAATTTGTCCGTAAAAATCATGTGCAAACCGATGAGCATTGGTTAAGTAAACCGATCGAGCCCAATAGAGTAGCCCGTTGTTAA
- a CDS encoding DUF4259 domain-containing protein, with amino-acid sequence MGAWETGVFDNDGAGDFLIIVERDYSAIVNQIEYVETTWSEDEYMEVDEGSCILAAGELILEAYGVHPVQRLSEKVDLTAVKSQITLELLQKVIGLIQIALNMDNSDRSEVYELWAEADPEDFAKWKQTGQAILHQLEQLSVGA; translated from the coding sequence ATGGGAGCATGGGAAACAGGTGTATTTGATAATGATGGTGCGGGTGATTTTTTAATCATCGTAGAACGTGACTACTCTGCTATCGTTAACCAGATAGAATATGTGGAAACTACATGGTCTGAAGATGAATATATGGAAGTCGATGAAGGAAGCTGCATTCTCGCAGCGGGAGAATTGATTCTCGAAGCCTATGGTGTTCATCCAGTTCAGCGGCTCTCAGAAAAAGTCGATCTGACTGCCGTGAAATCACAGATCACATTGGAGTTGCTTCAAAAGGTCATCGGATTAATCCAGATTGCCTTAAACATGGACAATAGCGACCGGTCAGAAGTGTACGAACTTTGGGCGGAAGCTGATCCTGAGGATTTTGCAAAGTGGAAGCAAACGGGGCAAGCCATACTCCATCAGCTAGAGCAATTGAGTGTTGGCGCGTAA
- a CDS encoding phosphoenolpyruvate hydrolase family protein, translated as MATSRKQIVERMHQQAIAGEHIIGVAAGAGISAKYAVKGGADLILALNSGRFRQMGLGSIAGLMPYANSNEMVMEYGSREILSVVGDKPVVFGLCGTDPTIELSSYLDTIQSSGFSGIINYPTVGLIDGQFREALEEEGISYLQEVEAVRLAHEMDMFTMAFVFNAEQAAYMLDAGADVICAHLGVTAGGLMGTKKVYSLEKGADIARQIFAVCDASNRNPIKLVYGGPVHTPIDVQYMYDNTSAMGYLGGSSFERIPTEEAIVDTTHRFKVTGYLEQDQQLMNKLSALDEPYDYVAFVKEHIAHNYMNNISLTELADQIHVSRTHLSALFNKEVGCTFPEYLAKYRIHKAQDVMKHTKLSLSRIAELVGYPDYVHFSKTFKKYAGVTPQNFRKQT; from the coding sequence TTGGCAACAAGCAGAAAGCAAATTGTAGAACGGATGCATCAACAAGCTATAGCTGGAGAGCATATCATTGGCGTTGCGGCAGGAGCGGGAATATCAGCCAAGTATGCGGTAAAAGGCGGAGCAGATCTTATTTTGGCATTGAATTCGGGACGGTTTAGACAAATGGGGCTGGGCTCCATCGCAGGCTTGATGCCTTATGCGAACTCTAATGAAATGGTAATGGAGTATGGATCACGTGAGATATTGTCCGTTGTTGGGGATAAACCTGTTGTATTCGGACTTTGCGGAACAGATCCTACCATAGAACTGTCATCGTATTTGGATACGATTCAAAGTAGCGGTTTTTCCGGCATCATCAATTATCCGACGGTCGGCCTGATCGACGGACAGTTTCGTGAAGCATTGGAGGAAGAGGGGATATCTTACCTTCAGGAAGTAGAGGCTGTCCGGCTCGCACACGAAATGGATATGTTTACGATGGCTTTTGTATTTAATGCAGAGCAGGCGGCTTATATGCTGGATGCGGGAGCTGATGTGATCTGCGCCCACTTAGGGGTTACGGCAGGTGGATTGATGGGTACAAAAAAAGTATATTCCCTGGAAAAAGGAGCGGACATCGCGAGACAGATTTTTGCTGTATGTGATGCTTCTAATCGGAATCCTATAAAACTCGTATATGGCGGACCTGTCCATACTCCGATTGATGTGCAGTATATGTATGATAATACATCCGCGATGGGATATCTCGGCGGCTCCAGCTTCGAACGGATTCCAACAGAAGAGGCTATCGTGGATACGACGCATCGGTTCAAGGTTACTGGTTATCTGGAGCAGGACCAACAGCTGATGAATAAGCTGAGCGCTTTAGATGAGCCGTATGATTATGTGGCTTTTGTTAAAGAGCATATTGCCCATAACTACATGAACAACATCTCACTGACAGAGCTTGCAGACCAGATTCACGTTTCGCGGACGCATTTAAGCGCGCTTTTTAACAAGGAAGTGGGCTGCACGTTTCCGGAATACCTAGCGAAATACCGCATACATAAAGCGCAGGACGTGATGAAGCATACAAAGCTTTCATTATCAAGGATTGCGGAGTTGGTCGGATATCCTGATTATGTGCATTTCAGTAAAACGTTTAAAAAATACGCCGGTGTTACCCCGCAAAACTTCCGTAAACAAACATAA